A region of the Ptychodera flava strain L36383 chromosome 22, AS_Pfla_20210202, whole genome shotgun sequence genome:
GCCAAAGTTTGTTACAACGTTTAAAAGTAAAAGAATTTGTTCATTTATGCGTTCATTACTTACGAACATTAGTACATCCATTATTGTCCGTACCAAAGTCCCTCTGCTCAGGCTGTGTTCTTACGCATGTCCGTATATTGGTTGCATGCAGGCATTTGAATGCATATGCAGCattacatatacatgttttaATGGTTCATTAAATGCAGACACtgttatatatacacacaaaaacactCATAAACACTcaaacacaaatacatacatacatacatacatacatacatacatacatacatacatacatacatgatacatacatacatacatacatacatacatacatacatacatacatacatacatacatacatacatatatgcgaATCTTGCGCATTGATGCAAACGCTCTGAAATAACGATCATTTTGAATTAAGAGCTCTTATAGAAAAACAGCGCTCCTCAGTCTTGGTTGCCCGATGTATATCTGCTGCTTTTTTCCATTGTGATAACAGTACTCTTAGATCGAATGGTTAGTGTTCCTTCCATCAGGGCAGATGAATTAATTCTCGACAGCAACTGCCTTCCGGATCGCTGACACAGAGTGCAAAGGTTACGTAAATCTGTCtgcaaaatacattaaaagCTAGTGAATGACATCATCATATTTCTCCGTCTGTACAGAAGGCGCATGCACACGTCAGCTAAGACCACATTCGAATTAGAATACAAACTGAACAGTGACCTGGAGTATGTTAATAAGTGGGCCAGGTGTTTATACAACAGAATGTGCCCGAATACCGATAAAACCAAATGCATGTTGTCACTataagcacggtccctccacaagagACCATGCTACAAGGCAAAAAAAGGTCACTTTTGGCCAGTCCAGTGTTGAACATTCACATTGGTCAGATTGGTGACAATGATATTGGAAATGTAGGATGTAAAAAACATCTCGGAGTTAATATTCAGAGAAATTCATCATGGACATCACGTGTTGAGAGTGtgatgaaaaaagaaagagTAAACTGTATTTCCTGTCAGAATTAAGAAATTTTTACCAGTTTCACAGAGACGTCCATTTTAGAAAGGTTTCATATTACctcttttttattattttcttaaTATTAGTAGTCAGAAGGATATGGGTCGCTTGAACTTTCTTGTTAAGTGGTCATTGAGGATGATTTTGACATTCAACTTCATCCGTTTATAAGTTTACTCTTTTACAATGGTATCCGCTATCTTATCGCTCTACAAGTGCCATTTGCTAGAACCGAATTATTAAATAATGTTTCGATGTAATTGCTCCGAGCCTAAAACTTTTTAGGTGTTTACTGTTTTATTAACCTTATAGTATGACATGTCATAATACCAAATTTATAAATTGTAACATACCCTAAATCCTTCATGATAGATGGTATAGATGAACGGATTGATGAAGCTGTTAGCCATCGCCagccaatgaaaacaaaaatatatcgtCAGGACCAAATGATACTTCTCCGGTGACTCAGTGATATCATCGGCGTAAAATATCGTCCAGAACATAAGTGTGTGCAGAGGCAACCAACACAGTGCGAACAGTATCACAACCACGACCGCCATCTTTGCCACCTTtgtagaaaaagaagaaaaaattacaactTGAAGGTATATGAGTCCTTAGTGGCAATAAAAGGGTATGGTGTGATGGACTTCATTTTTCTGTCGATGCGTCTGCTGAAGGTAAAGAGATGTAATGCCCTACAAACTGAAAAAGACATAACTTGAGATTATTCAACATTTACACCTCGTTGAACCATCAGAAACGCCTCATTACGATAATAGAATGACAAGAGAGCCAATGACAAAACGAGTAGCGGCATGACGTCATCTCCATGAATCAACTTTAATGGAAATGAAAGTTTCTAGTAACATTGGTGTATTAGCCCCAACCCTCACCCCAGTTTCGTTTGGATAGGATAATAGTGAATTAAACTGTGTTATGAAAAATTCAAGTTAATCTCACCTTCCCAAAAAAGAGCAACATGAACTTTACACCGTAAGAGCTCGGCATCATCAAGAAGTTACTCTTGTCCTCCCAAAGGATTAAACTTTTATATTTACTTAATCAAAGATAGATATAGATTTTGATAAGACTATAATCGCAAATCTCATCACAATTTCTTTCTAAGATGGATTTAATGAGTATTTCATGTTTCACCCACTCTatttaatatcatcatcatgataCAAGTTAAAAATATCTTGCGTAAAATGTCCTGCTACTTTGACATTTTGACTTTTGACAGTTCAAGGGCCATAAAAGAAATATTCCCTGCTGGCTTTATGGAGGTTGGGTCACATTAGACGGGTACTGGCTACAGCTGCAGAAGTAGTGGTATGTTCGCATATAATCTAACTCCCATCGGCTAAGATGGACTACCTCACAGAGTTGAAGAATTTCTGACTTGATTCAGGCTCATGTGAGGAATTCCAAAATGAGTGGATGACATTCAATCAACCTCTGTTTTGGTGAAGGATTATTTTTCGCTAGTGTTTTCATCACTTGTATCgtattatatttcaaaaatagtgATGTCATCAGTGAATGTGATTGACTAATATCCACCTCtttatacatttattcatttcaacTGCTGAAAGAAACTCGGCCTCCTTCTCGCTGATATACCTAAACGCCTGATGTGACAATTAATATGCAATGCAATTTCTAACCATTACTATCGCATACCGTGATTTAGTCTACTGTTTTATAGTTGTCGTCGAAGGTAGTACACAAAATCCCTTCAGCTAGAAGTGTATGTGTCGTCTGTCTGCTTCACAGTAGGGATCCTCTATTCTCCTTCGGCGCGAAGATAACGTATCACCAATAGGTATGCGTCAAACAAATAATTAATTCGTCCAAGCGATGATACAGGATGTGACTAATCGATACAACTTTGATGTTCTCAGAAACCTTAGTGTGCTAAAGAAGGCAAATTTCCTCGCTCTTCGTGATTTAGGTTCATATGGCGTCACTTTGTAGCGTTGCAAAAAATTATTCAGCTGCTTTACTGCAGCTGGAAAAGTTTAATTTGTAAATCTTAACAATGTGATACCATATATTTCATAGTCTACAAATCTTATAAATCTTTGAGTTAAGATCTTTCCGAATGATACTTGCTAAGTTTTATCGACGTGGTTCCGTAATAAGTTGTTTAAAGACAGGAATTGGTATGATATTATTGTGTGATATTTATGACTAAAATGTCTTGCAGCAATTATTGAAACGAAACATGTAAAGTTTAGCTGGTGTTTAATTCATGTATCGAAATGATGTTAagatagtatgcacctcgaaagtgaaagacttatacttttcctcaaactttcctcatttCCTCATTTCCTAACTAAACCATTTCCTTTGCGAATCAGAATTGAAATCAGGGGTTAGTGTACAAAGTGTGGCcctagagaaacacattacctaTTATCTACCgataattgaaattaaaaatagcaACCATCTCTGagttaactctattgggaaatCAAATTTTCGAACCGAAAAAGTGAGGcagtgaatatgttttttactGCAAGAGCTTTAGATGAACCCCCAAAATCTTAGATCAGAAAGTAATCTTAAAATTTTgctagtccgaatatctgtcgctCGGGTGTATTCTACCGATTAGGTAAATTCTTACTctaaatgagacaaaattttaAGTTTACATAAGTAAAGAATGGTTAACTAAAGGCAAATCAGACCGTAATCTTATCTTACAACTTTCGTTCTCTCATCATTCTGAATAGTGTCAAAGTCTCTTTTATTCCATCAAGAAGAAAAATGCTGTTTTTCGAGGCACATTTTAGAATCTTCCCTGAATGTCTCTCAGGGTTGGTCATTCACCAATGACCTTATAAGTTTTGACAAAGAATTGAACCTCCTGTAGACTACTTCTCCTGAAACTGTCATCAAAACTGCTCCTGCCATGTCTAAGTATTTGCTTCTTTTGAAATACATACTTTTCTGCTCGAGAAAATCTTTCGTACCGACAGAAAGGTAACTACCATCTCTTTTTTAAGACTTCTGTTCAGAGATGGTTTTCCTAGGTTCCAAATCTCTATCTTTAAAGTTATTCCTAAAGCCCTTGAATAGGCAGTTGTGATTtcggtaattattttttcaacatcAGGTGTATTGACCATATCCTTCATCGTCTTTGTGAACACTATACACTATAGACAGACAAAAGATCCACAAAATTTTATTCCCATATCCTAAATCACACTAGCCAGGTATACTGTCTTCTCTGTGGTAATTTTTTCATGGGGAAACATCCCTTTGGTATCAAATGATATAAACAAATAGCAGTAAGGCTGCCACCAATAATACTCAGAATAAGATAACAATTTCTGTATTAATGTCTGATCTGCTCCCCGATATAATTGAAAtgacagactccgctctgacaattcacgtttatttatgggcgcgggctcgaggaaagccacaTTAACGGGACCGACAAGCTTCGCCTGTTCATTTTTGGTTTTCCTCTCGCctttgcccacaaataaacgttaatggtcagcgcgtcgcccgttatttctatattgtcACCCTGTTAAGAAAGTCGAGAGCCGGACCATATCACTCCCATTCTCAACGAATTACACTGGttaccattaacgtttatttatgggcaagggcgagaggaaagccaagaACTaactttcctcgagcccgcgcccataaataaacgttaatggtcagcgtggagtctgttatttccaatatattatcaacgaaccccaaaacccgtcaaaatttacgaaaatttcccaccCGAACGACAAGGGGGCCCCAGAatttgtcagtgagtagtgggcgctgtaaacattttgcaaagcggagattttttcaaaaaagtgtctaaacttggcccacaacttttccagttttattttgtgattgattatgtatgatctttgtacaaattacaatttacgttttagctgaaaagttacgatgtttacgatattattcatattaacggacacataaacaaaccattattgcgtatttgtggtcggtcacatggttcagtTCGACCAATtaaatgcgacggacagggcatggtaatataatactcCTTTCTACATAACGGACCTGATCCATATCAAATATTCATCCAGACTTGTTTCGATCTTGTGACAAAATTCTGCTTCATGTACTACTGAGTAACCGCAAAACCTATGACAATCATGTTTTCTTACGCGCTACCCCATCAACCGGAAGAATGTCCATTAGTGCACCAGTCACCCACTTTTGATCCTTTTGAGAAGAACATTAGTCTTTTCTGTTCAATAGAGCATGATACTGAACAACTGTGTCGATGCTGTAAAAAATTACCTTTCTTTTTGATTTTGCATGTCGATGATCTCGCAACTTGTCAGGGTTGCCTGGCAACTGCCGCATCCACAGAATTTTAACAACTGCAAAGTATGAGTAGGAAATTACAGCCAGTGGTCCAATGTATGCGATAAGTATGATAAATAGCTCATAGACAATGCGTTCTTTTCTATTGGTCCATACTTCACTGCACAAATAGTGTACATCACCGGACTCCATTGGATATGCTTGTGCTTTAGCCTTGAATAGCTGCACCATTCCTAACAGCATGGATACGAACCACACGGTGGCGTTGATAACCGCAGGTCGCATGAAGGTTGACTTCGCTCTCAAAGGACGTACAACAGCTAGGTAACGGTCTATAGCGATTGCCGTCAGCGTGTATATACTGACGGTGACAGCTACCTGTAAAAACACacgaaaaataataatttgaaggGATGAGAAGAACATCGTAATAATCAGGTAAATAAATGCTATTTTAATCGTATGCAGATCGCGTAAAAAAACTGTGAATGGTTTTAATATATATCTCTTCGGctgaaatttactgtacgaaggTACTTGTTCAAAAGAGTTGTTGTGACAGTGTTGATGTATGTCTGGCTTCTGTGCACTTACAAATCGGTGAGGACATGTACCATAACACCCGATGATACTCAGGGAACTCGAAAAACGGAAGAGAGAACTAAGACGAAAGAATAAAAAAGAAGTGCTTGAGTACTTGTAAGCCATGCCAATCATTGTGTTTCCTATATTTCTCATACCACACAACATGATCGTAGTGGGTACAAAACTTTTTCTGGAATTCCAAGTTTAGACATTACTTAATATTAAATGAGACCCGTGCTGGATGTCCAGCAAATTAGCGATAATTTTCTTAGGTTTTGCTTCAAtgcttaaggtagcggtaaaggctatttttgcaccaattcttttctcagagttaatgtcaagtttcaagtgttagaatcaagatatttagttcaaattttcaggataactcccttagttaatactatCTCCCAAGAATAtagaaattgtatatttttagccatgattttgaaatatgacaccaatcaatattaaaatttaatttttcatatttttttacatatttgaattttagtaataattggataatataaatattaccaaattagttataaatatattgacactattaattgtaagatttgtacggcaggaattgtaaatacaatttgtttttatgattttacatgggtttacatatcaaaaaattattaaaaattctttcaaatttcaaaatgtgatttttcaaaaagaacttcaaatacaggaaaattgtgccgtacaaatcttatctgtaaccttgttaataggctgtaaaaagtccatgtccatatctcatttcaaaggttggattaaattggtataaaattatgtaggaaaactgttattctgtcaaaaatgttgaaaacaagccatatttgcacccctcttttgaagtcacagagcagtcttttggttaatctcacttttgacacctctttgacactcaaagaa
Encoded here:
- the LOC139123210 gene encoding QRFP-like peptide receptor; amino-acid sequence: MDSSHQEDISRLLCILCNICPNVTAFSDYSFTSYDSYDWAFYLNYSQYFAADQIEQDEIFIEKYCPQVYSDNAVGPVARVIIGVVFSITVFLSVTGNTLAITILAFGNRVRTNFNTYLINLAVSDLVMAIMCMPFTTVSLVISRWPFGSAMCPIVVFMQQVAVTVSIYTLTAIAIDRYLAVVRPLRAKSTFMRPAVINATVWFVSMLLGMVQLFKAKAQAYPMESGDVHYLCSEVWTNRKERIVYELFIILIAYIGPLAVISYSYFAVVKILWMRQLPGNPDKLRDHRHAKSKRKVAKMAVVVVILFALCWLPLHTLMFWTIFYADDITESPEKYHLVLTIYFCFHWLAMANSFINPFIYTIYHEGFRTDLRNLCTLCQRSGRQLLSRINSSALMEGTLTIRSKSTVITMEKSSRYTSGNQD